GGAAAGTACAGAGTACCGCCTTTATTCAAACGACGCATGGCCAGCCTGGTCAGATGACCGTGATCGCGCTGCGCATCAAACCACCTTCGAACTTCCTGGAGTTTGAGAAGGTAGGCGGGTCGATAAAAATCGGGCCATAGTCGTTTTTATCCCGTTCAAAGCGATGATTTACGTAGCACTGCAAGTCGTATTTAGCCAGTTATTGGTCTGACGGTTGACAATTCTCCTCGGCAGCGGTCAGAAGTTCCGCGCACCTGGTCTGGCCGTTCCGGTTAGCGATGCGCAGCGGAGTGTCACCATTCGTCGTCAGGGCAGCCTTAACATTCGCCCCGGCCTTGATCAGAAGCTCCACGCACCCGGTACGACCTTTCAGGGCAGCGATGTGCAGAGGAGTGGCACCATTCGTCGTCAGGGCAGCATCAACATCCGCCCCAGCCTTGATCAGAAGTTCCACGCACCCGGTATGACCATTCTCAGCAGCTAAGTACAGAGGAGTGGTACCATCCGTCGTCCGGGCGGCATCAACAACCGCCCCAGCCTTGATCAGAAGTTCCACGCACCCGATATGACCGTTCTCGGCAGCGAAGGAAAGAGGAGTGGCACCATTCGTCGTCCGGGCGGCATCAACACCCGCCCCGGCCTTGATCAGAAGTTCCACGCACCCGGTATGACCGTTCTCAGCAGCTAAGTACAGAGGAGTGGTTCCAACCGTCGTCAGGGCAGCATCAACAACCGCCCCGGCCTTGATCAGAAGTTCAACGCACCCGATATGACCGTTCTCGGCAGCGAGGTGCAGAGGAGTGTCACCAAACGTCGTCAGGGCAGCCTTAACATCCGCCCCGGCCTTGATCAGAAGTTCAACGCACCCGATATGACCGTTCTCGGCAGCGAAGGAAAGAGGAGTGGCACCATCCGTCGTCCGGGCGGCATCAACAACCGCCCCGGCCTTGATCAGAAGTTCCACGCACCCGATATGACCGTTCTCAGCAGCTAAGTACAGAGGAGTGGTTCCAAACGTCGTCAGGGCAGCATCAACAACCGCCCCGGCCTTGATCAGAAGTTCAACGCACCCGATATGACCGTTCTCGGCAGCGAGGTGCAGAGGAGTGTCACCAAACGTCGTCAGGGCAGCCTTAACATCCGCCCCGGCCTTGATCAGAAGTTTCATGCACTCGGTATGACCGACTTGGGCAGCGATGTGCGAAGGAGTGGCACCATTTGTCGTCAGGGCAGCATCAATAGCCGCCTTGGCCTTGATCAGAAGCTCCACGCACTCGGTATGACCGACTTGGGCAGCGATGTGCAGAGGAGTGATACCATCCGTCGTCCGGGCAGCATCAACAGCCGCCCCAGCCTTGATCAGAAGTTCCATGCACTCGATATGTCCGTCTTGGGCAGCGAGGTGCAGAGAAGTGACACCATCCGTCGTCCGGGCAGCATCAACATCCGCCCCGGCCTTGATCAGAAGCTCCACGCACCCGGTATGACCGCCTTGGGCAGCAAAGTGCAGAGGAGTGTCACCATCCGTCGTCAGGGCAGCCTTAACATCCGCCCCGGCCTTGATCAGAAGTTCCATGCCCCTGGTATGACCGCCTTGGGCAGCGGAGTGCAGGGGAGTGACACCATCCGTCGTCAGGGTAGCCTTAACATCCGCCCCGGCCTTGATCAGAACTTTCAGGCACTCGGTATAACCTTTGTAGGCAGCGATGTGCAGAAGGGTGAGACCATCTGCCCTCAGGGCAGCACCAACAACCGCCCCGGCATCGATCAGGGTTTGCAAAAACCCTGTATGACCGTTCAGGGCAGCAACGTGCAACAAACTGATGCCGGAACCCAAAATGGCTGAACGAAACTGTTCATTGACAATACTACTGTCTATTTCCAGCAGACGCTGCAGTGTTTCCAAATCCCCGTTACGAGCAACATTCAGAGGTAAGGATTCACAGAATTCAGAGTCTTCATAAAGCTTGCTGCCGTCCACTCGCACCAGCGGCAAAGCTCTTTGCCGACAATAAGCACACGAACGTGATACAAGAGCCGTAGCCGGAGCCTGCTCCCTAAGCCATCCGGCAATGCACTCCAGATGATATTGGTGATTACAGTTCGTCTTGACGACCGAAATAGCGCCTAAGTCACTCCTGCAGATGGAGCACTTGTCACCCTGTAACTTCTCATTTCCTTCTGCAGCGGTTGAGCGCCCCCCCGCTACTGAAATACCAGCTTCTGGCTTCTCCTTTTTGCAAGGTCCGTGGCAAGGTGAGCAGTCGATGGTCTTGCTGTATGTATGTTTATCGTTGTCGGGTGGCTCTTCCCCCTCATCGCCTTTCTTCCAGCCACTCTCATTTTTATTGCCCCGGGGAACTTTGTTTCGGGGGACGTTTGAATTTGGGTCTTCTTGCCTGCCTTCTGCCACAGATGAACTGGCTTTGCGTTTTTTCTGATTCTGGCCTCCGCCTTCCTGGTGGGGTACCTGCCTCTCATCGTACTGGCTTGAAAGATCAGCTGAAAACATCGCCCGGAACTGACGCGCCAGCGTTTCAAGACCAGAAACCAGAAACTCAGTTTGTTTTGTTGACGCGTCAATGTCGTCTGTTTCCAGCTGCAACTGTTGTTCCAGCCGTATTCTCAATGCCTGGTAAACCAAACCCGCGTCCGTAAGTCGCCACCGGTCGTAGAACAGGGCTTCTTCATGTGTCAGCTCACCGGGAACAATGAGAATGCTCTGATAGTCAGTGTTTACGTGGTGTTGAGACAGCGCCTGTTTCAGGGCGTCATCATCACGCTGCCACAGCTCCCGGTCATCAGTAGCCAGCGATGCCTTCAGGAATGACAAAATCCCCGGGGAACCCTGATCGTTTTCCGTTATTCCGGTTGCGGATGTATCCAAATCAGTCAGGTATTCAAGGTCAGCGGTAATCAGCATGATCCTGTTATCAAGAATCCGGGCCAGGTCACCATGACCCCGGGCTATGGCCTGTTGCATTTTTTTTCGGAGGATTTTTAACAGTTGTCGTTTATTTTTCAGATTCTTCC
Above is a genomic segment from Endozoicomonas euniceicola containing:
- a CDS encoding ankyrin repeat domain-containing protein; the encoded protein is MHNYLTSLSADFLRLFIIVLFASSALFAATDGVICKPVSDLTAGFPGKAFLADSFLADSGQVCFKPVDDSRAVFSPFSDSLLFYFLSTVFSTAGSAGVVFSGRPGNVLSHKKPLQAESPSRTSFLKTLLKNRLIPEGAFSREANDRKRNRLEGDLDQAIANWQRLVKRPPYPAAVVSISDASMRIVITRDNILQSASLVALYEKLLNIQTQSYLALLDTEALKDIAGIVTGSLVASGSGGDGGDDDNDSTHYTFDAEPEPLIIVYGDKKYPEQDSAEELIRKNLKNKRQLLKILRKKMQQAIARGHGDLARILDNRIMLITADLEYLTDLDTSATGITENDQGSPGILSFLKASLATDDRELWQRDDDALKQALSQHHVNTDYQSILIVPGELTHEEALFYDRWRLTDAGLVYQALRIRLEQQLQLETDDIDASTKQTEFLVSGLETLARQFRAMFSADLSSQYDERQVPHQEGGGQNQKKRKASSSVAEGRQEDPNSNVPRNKVPRGNKNESGWKKGDEGEEPPDNDKHTYSKTIDCSPCHGPCKKEKPEAGISVAGGRSTAAEGNEKLQGDKCSICRSDLGAISVVKTNCNHQYHLECIAGWLREQAPATALVSRSCAYCRQRALPLVRVDGSKLYEDSEFCESLPLNVARNGDLETLQRLLEIDSSIVNEQFRSAILGSGISLLHVAALNGHTGFLQTLIDAGAVVGAALRADGLTLLHIAAYKGYTECLKVLIKAGADVKATLTTDGVTPLHSAAQGGHTRGMELLIKAGADVKAALTTDGDTPLHFAAQGGHTGCVELLIKAGADVDAARTTDGVTSLHLAAQDGHIECMELLIKAGAAVDAARTTDGITPLHIAAQVGHTECVELLIKAKAAIDAALTTNGATPSHIAAQVGHTECMKLLIKAGADVKAALTTFGDTPLHLAAENGHIGCVELLIKAGAVVDAALTTFGTTPLYLAAENGHIGCVELLIKAGAVVDAARTTDGATPLSFAAENGHIGCVELLIKAGADVKAALTTFGDTPLHLAAENGHIGCVELLIKAGAVVDAALTTVGTTPLYLAAENGHTGCVELLIKAGAGVDAARTTNGATPLSFAAENGHIGCVELLIKAGAVVDAARTTDGTTPLYLAAENGHTGCVELLIKAGADVDAALTTNGATPLHIAALKGRTGCVELLIKAGANVKAALTTNGDTPLRIANRNGQTRCAELLTAAEENCQPSDQ